One genomic window of Anoplolepis gracilipes chromosome 5, ASM4749672v1, whole genome shotgun sequence includes the following:
- the LOC140665571 gene encoding PTB domain-containing adapter protein ced-6, with product MRNSTLLKWAQNSANNKNQPNKNGGTNRNWIHPPDALQKGHIAYLVKYLGSTEVDQPKGIDVVKEAICKLKFNQQLKKSEGTKTPKVELTISIDGVAIQEPKTKTTPKRIMHQYPLHRISYCADDKGEKKFFSFIAKEEDAERHTCFVFVSDKLAEEITLTIGQAFDLAYRRFLETSGKDLEAQRRCMVLQQKIKRLEHENNVYRQRLQDIAAIKGSADVSAYLSQHNLPDILHVPGASTDSSQVNGTISKTLVNTSSDSNGNTSNGPQQPPPVPPRSFEKSFDDDFMVNEPVPTPSVGTKLEGLLMDEFEEDFNPRAYETAANGLANHQLNNNPLLNGQSSGSNFFSQSNGTTSPPPLLAPPPKTKDSRRQNGVKEDLFGSIPFNPTPTLNMKNEFKDPFEMGEFGASTMTSNPSQQELENAIGLLDKRLLEMKDGFSRGLCIGTDDFSLESLDPLRN from the exons ATGAGGAACTCGACGTTACTGAAATGGGCGCAGAATTCGGCAAACAATAAAAATCAGCCGAATAAAAATGGAG GAACGAACAGGAACTGGATACACCCACCGGACGCGCTTCAAAAAGGACACATCGCCTACCTAGTCAAG tatttggGCAGCACAGAGGTAGATCAACCTAAAGGCATCGATGTAGTCAAGGAGGCGATTTGCAAGCTGAAATTTAATCAGCAACTCAAGAAGAGCGAAGGCACGAAAACACCGAAGGTTGAGCTTACTATAAGCATCGATGGCGTAGCGATACAGGAACCAAAAACAAAAACGACGCCCAAG cGAATTATGCATCAATACCCGTTACATAGAATTTCATATTGTGCCGACGACAAAggagagaagaaatttttcagTTTCATCGCAAAGGAAGAGGATGCAGAGAGGCATACGTGCTTCGTTTTTGTGAGCGACAAGTTAGCCGAAGAAATCACACTCACTATCGGTCAAGCCTTCGATTTGGCTTACAGGCGGTTTCTAGAAACATCTGGTAAAGATCTAGAGGCGCAACGACGTTGCATGGTGctacaacaaaaaataaaacgactTGAACacgaaaataatgtttatcgGCAACGGCTGCAAGATATCGCAGCTATTAAAGGCTCG GCGGATGTGTCGGCGTATCTATCACAGCATAATCTGCCCGACATTCTTCATGTACCAGGAGCTTCGACGGATTCGTCCCAAGTTAATGGCACAATTAGCAAAACATTGGTAAATACGAGCAGCGATAGTAACGGAAATACATCAAATGGACCTCAGCAACCGCCACCAGTTCCGCCGAGAAGTTTCGAGAAAAGTTTCGACGATGATTTCATggt aaatgagCCGGTGCCAACACCGTCAGTTGGTACGAAATTGGAAGGGTTGCTGATGGACGAATTTGAGGAAGATTTCAATCCAAGGGCTTATGAAACCGCAGCTAATGGACTTGCTAATCATCAGTTAAATAACAATCCGCTTCTTAATGGTCAATCTTCCGGATCAAACTTCTTCTCGCAATCTAATGGCACAACCAGTCCTCCGCCTTTGT TGGCGCCACCACCAAAGACGAAAGATTCGAGACGTCAAAACGGAGTCAAAGAAGATTTGTTTGGTAGTATTCCTTTTAATCCCACGCCGACCTTAAATATGAAGAATGAATTTAAGGATCCATTCGAAATGGGAGAATTCGGAGCTTCAACTATGACGTCAAATCCTAGCCAACAGGAATTGGAAAATGCTATTGGTTTACTAGACAAGAGGCTATTGGAGATGAAG GATGGTTTTAGTAGAGGGCTGTGTATTGGAACTGACGACTTTTCTTTGGAGAGCTTGGATCCGCTGCGAAATTAA